The proteins below are encoded in one region of Sander vitreus isolate 19-12246 chromosome 24, sanVit1, whole genome shotgun sequence:
- the aamp gene encoding angio-associated migratory cell protein: MDNNTQGNAIELHGDEEIVEVIDLNEMEPGPDDLADDLEDVDFEDAGNADDDEGWETEDEMEAEQDDSELTFSKHTGSVFCVSLDPATNSMAVTGGEDDKAYVWRVSDGEVLLECTGHKDSVTCALFSHDSSMVATGDMSGMIKVWKVDTKEEIWSFEVGDLEWLEWHPCAPVLLAGTDDGNVWMWKIPSGDCKTFQSSACQATSGKVLPDGKRAVVGYEDGTVRVWDLKQGNAIHVIKGRDAHQGALTCLACNKDGSLVLTGSVDGCAKLINTATGKVVGVFSVEDGKAKGSPDKEESNSVESVGFCNILPLVALAYLDGTLAIYDFSTQVLRHRCQHEAGIVHLQWEESSSVVSTCCLDGALRLWDARSGGLVCEYRGHTAEILNFTINREASLAVTASGDNQAKVFCLQRPDR; encoded by the exons ATGGATAATAACACGCAGGGAAATGCGATTGAGCTCCACGGAGATGAGGAAATTGTTGAAGTCATCGACCTCAACGAGATGGAGCCTGGCCCCG ATGATTTGGCCGACGACCTGGAGGACGTTGACTTTGAAGACGCTGGAAACGCAGACGACGACGAGGGCTGGGAGACCGAGGACGAGATGGAAGCAGAGCAAGATGACAGCGAGCTCACCTTCTCCAAACACACAG GCTCTGTGTTTTGCGTGAGTTTGGATCCTGCAACAAACAGCATGGCTGTAACAGGAGGAGAGGATGACAAGGCCTACGTTTGGAGGGTGAGCGATGGAGAAGTTCTGTTGGAGTGCACAG GTCACAAAGACTCTGTGACGTGCGCCTTGTTCAGCCATGACTCCTCCATGGTAGCTACGGGTGACATGAGCGGCATGATTAAAGTGTGGAAGGTAGACACCAAAGAGGAGATCTGGTCCTTCGAAGTGGGAGATCTGGAG TGGTTGGAGTGGCATCCCTGCGCTCCGGTGCTGCTGGCGGGAACAGACGACGGCAACGTGTGGATGTGGAAGATCCCTTCAGGAGACTGTAAAACCTTCCAGAGTTCTGCatgccaggcaaccagcggcAAAGTCCTCCCCGATG GGAAACGGGCTGTGGTGGGTTATGAGGACGGCACAGTACGCGTGTGGGATTTGAAGCAGGGAAACGCTATCCACGTCATTAAAG GTCGGGACGCACACCAGGGGGCGCTGACCTGCCTCGCCTGTAACAAGGACGGCTCTCTGGTGCTGACCGGTTCAGTGGACGGCTGTGCCAAGCTCATCAACACCGCCACAGGCAAG GTGGTCGGAGTGTTCTCCGTGGAGGACGGCAAAGCCAAAGGGTCACCAGACAAGGAAGAATCCAACTCGGTGGAATCTGTGGGGTTCTGCAACAT CCTGCCGCTCGTAGCTTTGGCGTATCTGGACGGGACTCTGGCCATATACGACTTCTCAACACAGGTCCTGAGGCACAGGTGCCAACATGAG GCTGGCATCGTTCACCTGCAGTGGGAAGAGTCTTCTTCTGTGGTGTCCACCTGCTGCTTAGACGGAGCGCTGCGATTATGGGACGCTCGTTCCGGCGGCTTAGTGTGCGAGTACCGAGGCCACACCGCAGAGATCCTCAACTTCACCATCAACCG GGAAGCGTCTCTCGCAGTAACCGCTTCAGGAGACAACCAGGCCAAAGTCTTCTGCCTCCAAAGACCCGATCGGTAA